A single window of Malus sylvestris chromosome 5, drMalSylv7.2, whole genome shotgun sequence DNA harbors:
- the LOC126622435 gene encoding probable carboxylesterase 12 isoform X1 — MSNEELSYDFSPVIKAYKDGRIERLLGTATVPPSTQPETGVQSNDIVISQQPAISVRLYIPKSAATKLPLLVYFHGGGFFFQSASSPTYHDYLNSLVSEANVVAVSVQYRLAPEHPVPAAYDDSWAALKWVASHFDVTQKEDEDWITSYADSQRMFFAGDSAGANIAHHMGLKVGSEGLLSVKLIGVVLVHPYFWGSEPIGVELNAPATMREFMAAMWRFVNPLSSGSDDPLMNPEKDPKLGKLGCGKVVVFVAEKDVLKERGWYYGEVLRKSGWNGVVEVMEAKGEEHCFHLDDLTCENAVAMQKKIVSFLNQV; from the coding sequence ATGAGCAACGAAGAACTATCTTATGACTTTTCTCCAGTGATCAAAGCATACAAAGACGGTCGAATCGAGAGACTCCTAGGCACAGCCACAGTTCCTCCATCAACACAACCCGAAACCGGAGTCCAATCCAATGACATTGTCATCTCCCAACAACCAGCAATATCTGTAAGGCTCTACATCCCCAAATCCGCTGCCACCAAACTCCCTCTTCTCGTTTACTTCCACGGCGGTGGCTTCTTCTTCCAAAGCGCCTCCTCGCCCACGTATCACGACTACCTCAACTCCTTAGTCTCTGAAGCCAATGTTGTTGCCGTCTCTGTTCAGTACAGGCTTGCCCCGGAGCACCCTGTCCCGGCTGCCTACGACGATTCATGGGCTGCTCTAAAATGGGTGGCTTCCCATTTTGATGTAACgcaaaaagaagatgaagattggATAACTAGCTATGCGGATTCACAGCGCATGTTCTTCGCTGGGGACAGCGCCGGAGCTAATATAGCGCACCATATGGGATTGAAAGTAGGATCGGAGGGGCTGCTTAGTGTTAAGTTGATTGGGGTTGTGTTGGTCCATCCATATTTCTGGGGGTCAGAGCCAATTGGGGTAGAGCTCAATGCCCCTGCAACGATGAGAGAGTTTATGGCAGCCATGTGGCGTTTTGTCAACCCGTTGAGTAGTGGATCCGATGACCCGCTCATGAACCCCGAAAAGGATCCAAAACTGGGGAAATTAGGGTGTGGGAAGGTGGTAGTTTTCGTGGCGGAAAAAGATGTGTTGAAAGAAAGGGGATGGTATTACGGGGAGGTGCTGAGAAAGAGTGGATGGAATGGGGTTGTGGAGGTGATGGAAGCAAAAGGGGAGGAGCATTGTTTCCATTTAGACGATCTAACTTGTGAGAATGCTGTGGCCATGCAGAAGAAGATA
- the LOC126622435 gene encoding probable carboxylesterase 12 isoform X2 codes for MSNEELSYDFSPVIKAYKDGRIERLLGTATVPPSTQPETGVQSNDIVISQQPAISVRLYIPKSAATKLPLLVYFHGGGFFFQSASSPTYHDYLNSLVSEANVVAVSVQYRLAPEHPVPAAYDDSWAALKWVASHFDVTQKEDEDWITSYADSQRMFFAGDSAGANIAHHMGLKVGSEGLLSVKLIGVVLVHPYFWGSEPIGVELNAPATMREFMAAMWRFVNPLSSGSDDPLMNPEKDPKLGKLGCGKVVVFVAEKDVLKERGWYYGEVLRKSGWNGVVEVMEAKGEEHCFHLDNLTCENAVAMQ; via the coding sequence ATGAGCAACGAAGAACTATCTTATGACTTTTCTCCAGTGATCAAAGCATACAAAGACGGTCGAATCGAGAGACTCCTAGGCACAGCCACAGTTCCTCCATCAACACAACCCGAAACCGGAGTCCAATCCAATGACATTGTCATCTCCCAACAACCAGCAATATCTGTAAGGCTCTACATCCCCAAATCCGCTGCCACCAAACTCCCTCTTCTCGTTTACTTCCACGGCGGTGGCTTCTTCTTCCAAAGCGCCTCCTCGCCCACGTATCACGACTACCTCAACTCCTTAGTCTCTGAAGCCAATGTTGTTGCCGTCTCTGTTCAGTACAGGCTTGCCCCGGAGCACCCTGTCCCGGCTGCCTACGACGATTCATGGGCTGCTCTAAAATGGGTGGCTTCCCATTTTGATGTAACgcaaaaagaagatgaagattggATAACTAGCTATGCGGATTCACAGCGCATGTTCTTCGCTGGGGACAGCGCCGGAGCTAATATAGCGCACCATATGGGATTGAAAGTAGGATCGGAGGGGCTGCTTAGTGTTAAGTTGATTGGGGTTGTGTTGGTCCATCCATATTTCTGGGGGTCAGAGCCAATTGGGGTAGAGCTCAATGCCCCTGCAACGATGAGAGAGTTTATGGCAGCCATGTGGCGTTTTGTCAACCCGTTGAGTAGTGGATCCGATGACCCGCTCATGAACCCCGAAAAGGATCCAAAACTGGGGAAATTAGGGTGTGGGAAGGTGGTAGTTTTCGTGGCGGAAAAAGATGTGTTGAAAGAAAGGGGATGGTATTACGGGGAGGTGCTGAGAAAGAGTGGATGGAATGGGGTTGTGGAG